The following coding sequences lie in one Variovorax terrae genomic window:
- a CDS encoding branched-chain amino acid ABC transporter permease produces the protein MSTSTPAYYRFKPLNIGRAIIWTAFALALILAPHVFRSSLALTMLSQIGYVIIICLSYNMLLGQGGMLSFGHAVYTGLGSFIAIHAINLASAGRVPIPLSLIPICGGLAGMFFAALLGFVTTKKSGTTFAMITLGIGELVASMAFMFPEFFGGEGGVSGNRVYGQSFLGITFGPQMQVYYLCAAYCFICTALMFAFTGTPLGRILNAVRDNPERVEFIGYNTQRVRYFAFIIAGFFAGIGGGLAAINFEIVTAIDSVSPIRSGGYLLFTFLGGATFFFGPIIGAVLLVLASVLLSEMSKAWLLYLGLVFLFMVMYAPGGVASLIMMNLRVARFGRWRPLWPSYLGLLATGLIALAGAAMLIEMAYHRQLNAALGPNVPLAGLMLDTQNPLTWAAAVALLAVGLGLLEIVRRRFATRWGQIQEDIERDIKRKELAA, from the coding sequence ATGAGCACCTCCACTCCGGCGTACTACCGCTTCAAGCCGCTCAACATCGGCCGCGCCATCATCTGGACCGCGTTCGCGCTGGCGCTGATCCTGGCGCCCCATGTCTTTCGCAGCAGCCTGGCGCTGACCATGCTGTCGCAGATCGGCTATGTCATCATCATCTGCCTGTCCTACAACATGCTGCTCGGGCAGGGCGGCATGCTGAGCTTCGGCCACGCGGTGTACACGGGCCTGGGCTCGTTCATCGCCATCCATGCCATCAACCTGGCGTCCGCCGGCCGAGTGCCGATCCCTCTGTCGCTGATTCCCATCTGCGGCGGCCTGGCCGGCATGTTCTTCGCGGCGCTGCTGGGCTTCGTGACCACCAAGAAGTCGGGCACCACCTTTGCCATGATCACCCTGGGCATCGGTGAACTGGTGGCCTCCATGGCCTTCATGTTCCCCGAGTTCTTTGGCGGGGAGGGCGGCGTCAGCGGCAACCGCGTGTACGGGCAGTCCTTCCTGGGCATCACCTTCGGGCCGCAGATGCAGGTGTACTACCTGTGCGCCGCGTACTGCTTCATCTGCACCGCGCTGATGTTTGCCTTCACCGGCACGCCGCTCGGGCGCATCCTGAACGCGGTGCGCGACAACCCCGAGCGCGTGGAGTTCATCGGCTACAACACCCAGCGCGTGCGCTACTTCGCCTTCATCATCGCGGGTTTCTTCGCGGGCATCGGGGGCGGGCTGGCGGCCATCAACTTCGAGATCGTCACCGCCATCGACAGCGTCAGCCCGATCCGCTCGGGCGGCTACCTGCTGTTCACCTTCCTGGGCGGCGCCACCTTCTTTTTCGGCCCCATCATCGGCGCCGTGCTGCTGGTGCTGGCCTCGGTGCTGCTGTCGGAGATGAGCAAGGCCTGGCTGCTCTACCTGGGCCTGGTGTTCCTGTTCATGGTGATGTACGCGCCCGGCGGCGTCGCCAGCCTGATCATGATGAACCTGCGCGTGGCGCGTTTCGGCCGGTGGCGCCCGCTGTGGCCGTCCTACCTCGGCCTGCTGGCAACCGGCCTGATTGCGCTGGCCGGCGCGGCCATGCTGATCGAGATGGCCTATCACCGGCAGCTCAATGCCGCGCTTGGCCCCAACGTGCCCCTGGCGGGCCTGATGCTCGACACGCAGAACCCGTTGACCTGGGCCGCCGCCGTGGCGCTGCTGGCCGTGGGCCTGGGCCTGCTCGAAATCGTGCGCCGGCGTTTCGCCACGCGCTGGGGCCAGATACAGGAAGACATCGAGCGCGACATCAAGCGCAAGGAGCTGGCGGCATGA